Proteins encoded by one window of Melanotaenia boesemani isolate fMelBoe1 chromosome 10, fMelBoe1.pri, whole genome shotgun sequence:
- the sigirr gene encoding single Ig IL-1-related receptor, whose translation MAVILVAFMSLCFGLWNNFFTAGQICVDESRFKEQVVYVGQQGLPYRLLCPLESAQPKNTSKIQLTWQKDCLQLQKQDGKTFLEFTSVRLEDQGNYTCMQQGNSTTSFTVRLIIKESQCSKAPEFKPKEGLTELRRNVGSTVKLNCTALLLWDPSEEQCDTTLRWTKAGQPLTNHTLYLHNTSSWSPGAGQLIVNSLLEITIRLPEDFGLYSCTVRNISSGFNLQNSRYPSHTAAVIAAIVLIVLLGVVAVVYTRCHLNIKLWYRNSYGEYELNDGKLYDAYISYVNNDYDRKFVNFILKPHLENKSGYKVHLNGNDILPGAEPSAELLMNMSRSRRLIVLLSHAYLEQDWCSNNFRQGLLHLLELCQQPILIMLEGQYRRMSPEIKQELSEHQHRLTFLTWRHNSVTPSSVFWKELALVMPRRVIFHSESAGDPQTMLQDDKDPMLTDDPDYLDCRSDADPAGDLGLRLPVCKALACKAPVLPAAPISAAELKPSDIDVSDLGSRNYGARSDFYCLVTEEDI comes from the exons ATGGCTGTGATTTTAGTTGCCTTCATGTCCTTGTGTTTCGGGTTATGGAACAACTTTTTCACTGCAG GCCAGATTTGTGTGGATGAAAGCAGGTTTAAGGAGCAAGTGGTTTATGTTGGACAACAAGGACTTCCATATCGACTACTGTGTCCTCTAGAGTCTGCTCAGCCCAAGAACACCTCTAAAATTCAGCTGACCTGGCAGAAGGACTGTCTGCAGCTCCAAAAGCAGGATGGAAAGACCTTCCTTGAATTTACCAGTGTCAGATTGGAAGATCAAGGAAATTACACTTGCATGCAACAAGGCAACAGCACAACATCATTTACTGTGAGGCTCATTATTAAAG AGTCTCAGTGCTCAAAAGCTCCAGAATTTAAACCAAAAGAAGGCTTGACCGAACTCAGGAGGAATGTGGGATCCACAGTGAAACTGAACTGTACTGCTCTTCTCCTCTGGGACCCATCAGAGGAGCAATGTGACACCACGCTGCGTTGGACTAAAGCTGGCCAGCCCCTGACCAACCACACACTCTACTTGCATAACACATCATCATG GTCTCCTGGTGCTGGCCAACTGATAGTAAATAGTTTGCTGGAGATCACCATCAGACTGCCAGAAGATTTTGGTCTTTACAGCTGCACAGTGAGGAACATTTCCTCTGGCTTCAACTTACAGAATTCAA GATATCCCAGCCACACAGCTGCTGTTATTGCAGCCATCGTCCTCATCGTCCTCTTGGGAGTAGTTGCTGTCGTGTACACTAGGTGTCACCTGAACATCAAACTCTGGTACAGGAATTCATACGGAGAGTATGAACTGAATG ATGGGAAATTATATGATGCCTACATCTCCTATGTGAACAATGACTATGACAGGAAGTTTGTCAACTTTATTCTCAAACCTCACCTTGAAAATAAAAGCGGGTACAAGGTGCACCTTAATGGCAATGATATCCTACCTGGTGCAG AACCTTCTGCAGAGCTTCTAATGAACATGAGCCGTTCCCGTCGTCTCATCGTGCTACTCTCTCATGCTTATCTTGAACAGGACTGGTGCTCCAACAACTTCAG ACAGGGCCTTCTGCACTTGTTGGAGTTATGTCAGCAACCCATCCTCATCATGTTGGAGGGTCAGTACAGACGCATGAGTCCTGAGATCAAACAAGAGCTTAGTGAGCATCAGCATCGTCTCACCTTTCTCACCTGGAGGCATAACTCTGTG ACTCCTTCCTCAGTCTTCTGGAAGGAGCTAGCTTTAGTGATGCCTCGCAGAGTCATCTTTCACAGTGAGTCTGCAGGTGACCCTCAGACTATGCTCCAGGATGACAAAGACCCCATGCTCACCGATGATCCGGACTATCTGGACTGCCGCTCTGATGCTGACCCTGCTGGAGATCTTG GGCTTCGCCTGCCTGTGTGCAAGGCTCTGGCATGCAAGGCTCCAGTCCTCCCTGCTGCACCGATTTCTGCTGCAGAGCTAAAACCCTCCGACATCGACGTGTCCGACCTGGGATCGCGCAACTATGGAGCCCGTTCAGATTTCTACTGCCTGGTCACTGAAGAAGACATTTGA
- the LOC121647129 gene encoding anoctamin-9 has translation MLAGHRRQPSIELLELMGVVKENGNEQTSLPPVLTPLSYDYILVAKMVDNQERQVFKKQIEYIDELKKKNFKVTKIIDDDLVFYGIQAPKETFEKYRYLLKVSDACNWSSDQNIVPFSTRIRIVHFILNHTPIRSGESLRDLMKMKVFEARFCLHEKRKQKELKESWARWTACLQGQPINAVRDYFGEKVALYYLWLGWYTYLLIPPALIGIFVFLYGLSFFNTSPLIKEVCESDTVMCPLCDNSCKVWNLSETCTYAKVTLLFDNHGTVFFAMFMAIWATLFLEFWKRHRAAYVCQWKVSDWSEEEEELILEIVNNGNCEPKAFKHSYLHSTVVLICVTAMILVIIGLTHALVVFRVIMAGVFAQESWEFLSNHSNIGAMMLGAVLHYVIITVMTRVNKIVAMKLCGIEKTRSFAATEKSFTVKMFTFQFFTYFSSLFYVAFFLGRINGHPGEYVRIAGKWRLEECHPSGCLTDLFIQMTIIMVLKQTVNNVFEFTGPWFRRFLKRKRTNKLQRKCAHCYLKDESQAKDGAELCENCKLRDWHNNYELKDVDSFSLFGEFLEMVIQFSFTTIFVAAFPLAPLLALINNVIEIRLDAIKMVTLERRMVPKKTNDIGVWIDILEAIGVLAVIANGLVIGVSSDFIPRLVYLYLYGPCATNGTTHTDCMAGYINNTLSIASMDNDRVTFLPNQMVTSDGLNVTSCSYKDYRNSDYSFTPQFWLILAMRFAFVILFEHVVVIFKFIAAWFVPGTPMQVKNDKLFDKLNRLKEELRSFEA, from the exons ATGCTCGCTGGCCACAGGAGGCAG CCCAGTATTGAGCTGCTGGAATTAATGGGAGTGGTAAAAGAGAACGGCAATGAACAGACATCCCTTCCTCCTGTg CTCACACCACTGTCCTACGACTACATCCTGGTCGCCAAAATGGTGGATAACCAGGAGCGACAGGTTTTCAAGAAACAAATTGAATACATCGAtgagctgaagaagaagaactttAAAGTGACA AAAATTATTGATGATGATCTCGTCTTCTATGGGATTCAAGCACCTAAAGAAACATTTGAGAAGTACAGGTACCTGCTCAAAGTGTCTGATGCCTGTAACTGGAGCTCAGATCAGAACATTGTGCCTTTCAGTACAAG GATAAGGATTGTTCACTTCATCTTAAATCACACCCCTATCCGTTCAGGAG AAAGCCTACGGGATCTCATGAAGATGAAGGTTTTTGAGGCAAGGTTCTGCTTACATGAG aaaaggaaacagaaagagCTAAAGGAGAGCTGGGCACGATGGACAGCCTGTCTCCAAGGGCAACCCATAAATGCTGTCAG GGACTACTTTGGGGAGAAGGTGGCATTGTACTACCTGTGGTTGGGCTGGTACACTTATCTCCTCATCCCGCCTGCTCTCATAGGGATCTTTGTCTTTCTCTATGGTCTCAGCTTCTTCAACACCTCACCCCTCAT AAAAGAGGTTTGTGAGTCTGACACAGTCATGTGTCCACTTTGTGACAATTCTTGCAAAGTGTGGAACCTCTCAGAGACTTGCACATATGCCAAG GTGACCCTACTGTTCGACAATCATGGAACAGTGTTCTTTGCCATGTTCATGGCAATATGGG CAACACTGTTTTTGGAGTTTTGGAAGAGACACCGGGCTGCTTATGTGTGCCAATGGAAAGTTTCTGACTGGAGTGAGGAAGAG GAGGAACTGATCCTGGAAATAGTGAACAATGGCAACTGTGAGCCAAAAGCTTTCAAGCACTCCTACCTGCACAGCACTGTGGTTTTGATCTGTGTCACAGCTATG ATACTGGTGATCATTGGCCTGACACATGCCTTAGTGGTGTTCAGGGTGATCATGGCGGGAGTTTTTGCTCAGGAATCATGGGAATTTCTGAGCAACCACTCCAACATAGGAGCAATGATGCTGGGAGCTGTTCTCCATTACGTCATCATCACTGTCATGACAAGG GTCAACAAGATTGTAGCCATGAAGCTCTGTGGAATAG AGAAAACAAGGTCATTTGCTGCAACAGAGAAGAGTTTCACTGTGAAGATGTTCACCTTCCAGTTCTTCACGTACTTCTCCTCACTCTTCTATGTGGCCTTCTTTCTTGGCAG GATAAATGGTCATCCAGGTGAATATGTGCGAATTGCAGGAAAATGGAGGCTTGAGGAA TGTCACCCTAGCGGATGCCTTACGGATCTGTTCATCCAAATGACCATTATAATGGTACTTAAGCAGACCGTCAACAATGTGTTTGAGTTCACTGGCCC TTGGTTCCGCAggtttctgaaaagaaaaagaaccaacaaGCTACAGAGGAAATGTGCTCACTGCTATTTGAAAGATGAGTCACAGGCCAAAGATGGAGCTGAACTATGTGAGAACTGCAAGCTTAGAGACTGGCACAACAACTACGAACTCAAAGATGTTGATTCTTTCAGCCTGTTTGGCGAGTTTTTAGAGATGG TGATCCAGTTCAGCTTTACCACCATATTTGTGGCAGCATTTCCTCTTGCCCCTTTGCTGGCCCTAATTAATAATGTCATTGAGATCCGCTTGGATGCCATTAAGATGGTGACTCTGGAGCGCAGAATGGTTCCTAAGAAAACCAATGATATTG GTGTGTGGATAGACATTTTGGAGGCTATCGGTGTCTTAGCTGTCATTGCAAATGGGCTGGTGATTGGTGTATCCTCAGACTTCATCCCACGACTGGTGTATCTTTATCTCTACGGGCCCTGTGCCACTAATGGCACAACACATACTGA CTGCATGGCTGGCTACATTAACAACACTTTGTCCATTGCATCAATGGATAACGACAGAGTGACGTTTTTACCAAACCAGATGGTCACTTCTGATGGCTTAAATGTCACTTCATGCAG CTATAAAGACTACAGGAACAGTGATTACAGTTTTACCCCACAGTTCTGGCTGATTTTAGCTATGCGCTTTGCATTTGTCATCCTCTTTGAG CATGTTGTCGTCATATTCAAATTCATTGCAGCTTGGTTTGTACCAGGCACCCCCATGCAGGTGAAGAATGATAAACTTTTTGATAAACTCAACAGACTAAAAGAGGAACTTAg GTCTTTTGAAGCATga